Proteins encoded in a region of the Elaeis guineensis isolate ETL-2024a chromosome 7, EG11, whole genome shotgun sequence genome:
- the LOC105047821 gene encoding ethylene-responsive transcription factor WIN1, producing MVQSKKFRGVRQRHWGSWVSEIRHPLLKRRVWLGTFETAEEAARAYDEAAVLMSGRNAKTNFPVSKTPARDAGPINENGRTTSTAGLSEVLSAKLRRCCKTPSPSLTCLRLDTEKSHIGVWQKRAGARADSNWVMTVKLGKAEQQESRSNVEGEVAPPSPVVEGTTTQGMDEEDRIALQMIEELLNRSNCPASPSHGDGVLQSEGGFLL from the exons ATGGTACAATCGAAGAAGTTCAGAGGAGTCAGGCAACGCCACTGGGGCTCCTGGGTCTCCGAGATACGCCACCCGCTCCT gaagagaagggtgtggcttGGCACGTTCGAGACGGCCGAGGAGGCCGCGCGGGCCTACGACGAGGCTGCAGTGCTGATGAGCGGCCGCAATGCCAAGACCAACTTTCCGGTTTCCAAAACCCCGGCCAGGGATGCCGGCCCAATTAATGAGAACGGTCGCACCACCTCCACTGCAGGCTTGTCGGAGGTCCTCAGCGCGAAGCTCCGCCGGTGCTGCAAGACGCCATCCCCGTCCCTCACCTGCCTCCGGCTCGACACCGAAAAGTCCCACATCGGGGTGTGGCAGAAGCGGGCCGGCGCCCGTGCCGATTCCAACTGGGTCATGACCGTGAAGCTCGGCAAGGCGGAGCAGCAGGAGTCGAGGAGCAACGTGGAGGGGGAGGTGGCGCCGCCCTCGCCGGTGGTGGAGGGGACAACGACGCAGGGGATGGATGAAGAGGACAGGATCGCACTGCAGATGATAGAGGAGCTCCTCAACAGAAGCAACTGTCCAGCGTCTCCTTCACATGGAGATGGAGTGTTACAGAGTGAAGGCGGCTTTCTACTGTAG